A window from Sebastes fasciatus isolate fSebFas1 chromosome 22, fSebFas1.pri, whole genome shotgun sequence encodes these proteins:
- the mad2l1 gene encoding mitotic spindle assembly checkpoint protein MAD2A translates to MTSTLKGITLKGSAELVAEFFSFGINSILYQRGIYPPETFTRVTNYNMSLQLTTDTKLKTYLTNVVAQLKDWLFECTVQKLVLVITCLETNEVLERWQFDIECDKSAKENSAPREMSIKTIQEEIRSVIRQVTATVTFLPLLETPCAFDLLVYTDKDLIVPEKWEESGPQIIDQSEEVRLRSFTTSIHKVNSMVAYKRTDSA, encoded by the exons atgaccaGCACGTTGAAGGGGATTACTCTGAAAGGAAGCGCCGAGCTGGTGGCCGAGTTCTTCT CATTTGGCATCAACAGCATCCTGTACCAGCGGGGCATATATCCTCCAGAGACATTCACCAGAGTCACAAACTACAACATGAGCCTTCAACTGACCACTGATACCAAACTGAAGACCTACCTGACCAACGTGGTGGCTCAGCTCAAAG ATTGGCTGTTTGAGTGCACGGTGCAGAAGTTGGTGTTGGTGATCACATGTCTGGAAACCAACGAGGTGCTGGAGAGATGGCAGTTTGACATCGAGTGTGACAAATCAGCCAAGGAGAACAG TGCTCCCAGAGAGATGTCCATTAAGACCATTCAGGAGGAGATCCGCTCAGTTATCAGGCAGGTAACCGCCACGGTTACGTTCCTGCCGCTGCTGGAGACGCCAT gtgcATTTGACCTCCTGGTCTACACAGACAAAGACCTGATAGTTCCCGAGAAGTGGGAAGAGTCCGGGCCGCAGATCATCGACCAATCGGAGGAGGTGCGTTTACGCTCCTTCACCACCTCCATCCACAAGGTGAACAGCATGGTGGCGTACAAGAGGACCGACTCAGCTTAG